The proteins below come from a single Vidua chalybeata isolate OUT-0048 chromosome 1, bVidCha1 merged haplotype, whole genome shotgun sequence genomic window:
- the GDF6 gene encoding growth/differentiation factor 6: MNARRALLSAALLASLLWDLPCCLPASLPTSSELAASSKGGRSRRVPRSPRENRPRQGGHAMDRALPRAEPHEYMLSLFRTYSIAEKLGINASFFQSSKSANTITSFVDRGRDDLSPAPLRRQQYVFDVSTLSETEELVGAELRLFRRPPQGRPPPAAPLHVQLSACLSPRPLDSRALDPRAASSAGWEVFDVRQGLREQRPWKRLCLELRASADRGPRRWVDLRALGFARRPRPPQERALLVVFTRARRRSLLGELRAELGAPPPPAARRPPARRQRRTAFASRHGKRHGKKSRLRCSKKPLHVNFKELGWDDWIIAPLEYEAHHCEGVCDFPLRSHLEPTNHAIIQTLMNSMDPGSTPPSCCVPTKLTPISILYIDAGNNVVYKQYEDMVVESCGCR; encoded by the exons ATGAATGCACGCCGGGCCCTGCTCTCCGCCGCCTTGCTCGCCAGCCTCCTCTGGGATTTACCTTGCTGCCTCCCGGCTTCCCTCCCTACCTCCTCGGAGCTCGCCGCCTCCTCCAAAGGTGGTCGCAGCCGCAGGGTGCCGCGGTCCCCACGGGAAAACCGCCCGCGGCAAGGGGGACACGCCATGGACCGGGCGCTCCCGCGGGCAGAACCCCACGAGTACATGCTGTCTCTGTTCAGGACTTACTCTATCGCGGAGAAACTGGGCATCAACGCCAGCTTTTTTCAGTCGTCCAAATCCGCCAACACCATCACTAGTTTTGTAGACAGGGGACGAG ACGATCTCTCGCCCGCTCCCTTGAGGCGGCAGCAGTATGTGTTTGATGTGTCGACCCTCTCGGAGACGGAGGAGCTCGTGGGGGCCGAGCTGCGCCTGTTCCGCCGCCCCCCCCAgggccgcccgccgcccgccgccccgctGCACGTGCAGCTCTCCGCCTGCCTCTCGCCGCGACCGCTGGACTCCCGCGCCCTGGACCCGCGGGCGGCCTCGTCCGCCGGCTGGGAAGTGTTCGACGTGCGGCAGGGCCTGCGGGAGCAGCGGCCCTGGAAGCGGCTGTGCCTGGAGCTTCGGGCCTCGGCGGACCGAGGGCCGCGGCGCTGGGTCGACCTGCGGGCCCTGGGCTTCGCGcgccggccgcggccgccgcagGAGCGGGCGCTGCTGGTGGTCTTCACCCGCGCCCGGCGGCGGAGCCTCCTCGGGGAGCTGCGCGCCGAGCTGGGCGCACCCCCGCCGCCCgctgcccgccgcccgccggcccggcgcCAGCGCCGCACCGCCTTCGCCAGCCGGCACGGCAAGCGGCACGGCAAGAAGTCCCGGCTGCGCTGCAGCAAGAAGCCGCTGCACGTCAACTtcaaggagctgggctgggacgACTGGATCATCGCCCCGCTGGAATACGAGGCCCACCACTGCGAGGGCGTCTGCGACTTCCCGCTGCGCTCCCACCTGGAGCCCACAAACCACGCCATCATCCAGACCCTTATGAACTCCATGGACCCCGGCTCCACGCCGCCCAGCTGCTGCGTCCCCACCAAACTGACCCCCATCAGCATCCTCTACATCGACGCGGGCAACAACGTGGTGTACAAGCAGTACGAGGACATGGTGGTGGAGTCCTGCGGCTGCAGGTAG